GAAATGAAGCTCTCAATTTTCAAATCTTTTCCATTAATGATTACCTTAGTCATTGATATCCCCCTATCACTTTATCATGCTAAAACATTGAATTTTGAACCTCTTTTACAGTTTATCAATTGTAGAGAATTTTTGCAATATACAAAATATTTTTTAAAATCACACATTTTTATATCAATATGATATAATATGAGAAATATCAATAATATTTCTATTCAGTTTTAAAATTATATGACGATAACATTAGGGGAGTTTAAATGCATAGATTTTGAAAGCAGGAGGTCATTTTATGTTTGGTACAAAAAAAACAGAAGAAGAGCATGAAGTTTTAGATACTATAATTGGTGAAAAAACAGTGATTACAGGAAAAATCGAAGCAAAAGGTAATCTTCGCATCGATGGTTCTATTGTTGGAGACTTAAATATTGACGGCGATGTAACTATAGGCTATAGTGGGAAAATAAAAGGACAAGTTATTTGTAATAATCTTATAATAGCAGGATGTTTAGAAGGGAACATAATTGCTAAAGAACAATTGAGAATTGCTAGTTCTGGAAAATTGATTGGTGATATCAATGTAAAAAGCTTTGTAGTTGATGAAGATGCCATTTTCATCGGAAAATCTATCATGAAGGACTCTGCAAAATTGAAATTAGAAGCATCAAAAAAAATCGAATCACCTAAGCGTGCAAAAGCAGCTGAAAGTATTTAGTTAAAAAATGAGCTAATAGCAATATGCTATTAGCTCATTTATTATGGAATCAATATCTCAACTCCTAAAGGTATCACTTCAAACGTTGCTGGCAAGTCTCCACCATATTCTCCATCTATATCAATTTCTAATTTTACATCTGAATGTAAGCTAACTTTCTTTGTCTTAAAATACTCAACTTTACTATTTTCTATATGCTGTCCATTTTGAAGTTTTATCAATATTTCCATAACATCTTGAAATGTAACTTCCTTTAAAAACATTACATCTAACAGCCCATCCGAAACTTCAGCCTTGGGAGCAGCTTTTTTTACTCCGCCAATTGATTGACTATTTGATATTAAATACAACAACATCTTCCCATCATAGCTAAACTCTTCGCTTTCCACTCTGATATCATATCCATTCAAATTTTGACTTGGAAGTTCTCTAAGTGCTTCAAAATAATATCCCATCTTACCAAAAAGTGTTTTTAAATCAACCTCAGCTTTATGAGCAATATTGGCCATCAAACCACCAGCTGCAACATTTATAAAATATCGGTCATTAACTTTGCCTACATCTACTAGCTGAGTATGTTCATTCTCTATCATTCTCACAAAGCTCTCTATTTCTTTTGGAAACTTCATTGCATTTGCAAAATCATTTACTGTCCCAGCTGCTAATATTGCTATTGGTACTTTATTTGAAGACTCGACAACTCCACTGATAACTTCATTTATAGTTCCATCTCCACCACAAGCAATTATCAAATCCCAATCTTCATTACAAGCATCCATTGCAAACCTTTTAGCATCATCTTTTTTCTTCGTACTATTTCGTGAAAGCGTATAACCTTTTTCCAATAACAATGTCTGTATTCCTTCTAGTTTATTCTGAACTATTCTTCGCCCAGATGACGGATTTACTATAATTTTTATACGCTGCATATCCTCACCTTCTATTTCTCTCTATTCAATATAGTTATTTCTATCCTTCGATTTTGAGAACGACCTTCTGCTGTACTATTGTCTGCTATGGGCTTTCTCTCTCCCCATCCTGAAAAAGAAAGTCTTTCTTCTTTTATTCCTATATCTTCAATAAAATACTTCACTACACTAATAGCTCGCGATGCAGATAACTCCCAATTAGATGGAAAACGAATGGTATTCATAGGTATATTATCTGTATACCCCTCAATTCTAATATCATTATCTAATGTTTTAAGTTTTTCTCCAATTTGCTTTAATACATCATAGCCTCGATTAGTAACATCTGCCTCTCCGCTATCAAATAGTATATTATCTTTAAATCGGATCAATAATCCTTCCTCAGAGGGTACTATATTCACAGAATCCAAAAGATTTTGCTCCTTTAAAAACTTTATAAATTTCTCATCTGACTCCCCTAGATTTTCTCCAAAATCATCTATCTCAAATAGAGACATCGCAAGTCTTTGATTCTCTTTCAATAAATCTTGATTCTGAGAATTCAAATTTTGATTTTCTTCCTCTAATACATCTACTTGATCAGATAAATCTTCTTTTATTTTTGATAAAACCGTATTTTCATTGGCCGACATCACAAAAAACATAATGAATAGGCAAGTCAGTATAGTTATCATATCACTATATGTAATAATCCATGAACCAGTAAGATCATCTTCTTGTTCTTGCAATTCCCATTCATAGTTTTCACTCATTATCCTCGGCCTCCTTCGTTCTTCTGATTTTGAGGGTATGCTAGTCTTTTTTCTAATGGTAGCATAGCATTCATCTTATTAAAAACATTCCTAACTGTATCATTTTGAGACATTTGAACTGCCCCAGCTTTAATTATTTGATATTCAAGAATCTGGTGATCAATCATCTCTCTAACGCGCCCCATAAGCGGTATTGCTATGAAATTTGATACTAATGCACCATATAAAGTACTGACAAGGGCGGAAGACATATTGTTTATAAGCAATACTGAATTTTCCATATGTGATAGCAAGCCTATCATACCTATAAGTGTTCCTATAAGTCCAAAAGCAGGTGCTGTTTGTGATATAGTTTTCAAAACATTATATGCTTTTGTAAGATGTGTTTTTCTAGCTATTATATCTTTTGTCAATATGTCGTCTACATCCTTAGCTTTTGTCATATCACTGACAAGTTCTAGCGATTTTTGCACAAACTCATGATCCTCAACTTGAATATCTTTCTGAACTTTTAGCACACCGTGCTTTTTTATTTTTACTGCATATGTATACATTTTATAAATACTACCTTCATAATCAACATGATATTTGAAACTTTTTGCTACCATCTTTGTAGTTAAAACAAGAGTGTCATACGTATAGCCTATGATTGATGTAAGTACTATACCAGCAAAAATAATTTCAAGTGCTTGTAAATTAAATAATATACTATAGTCTATATTTCCACTGATTGAATGAAACACAAGCATCAAAAGAATTAATATAACTAAAAATTTTCCACGCTTTTTCTTTTTCATATAACTATACCACCTTTACACCATAATTTATTTTAAACAAAAAAAATCCAAAGTGCCGTACATCAATATAATTCACGCCCGCTCTGTTAGCAGGTGGGTATCCCGCTCAGTTGTTCAGACTTCCCATATAAAATATAGGCCTGACCTAGCAAACCGAGACTAAAATTCCCGATGTGATTCTGTCGGTTGAATTATACATGACACACAAACACTCTAGATTTACTATTATTATACTATACTATCCGCTAAATTTAAAGGGTTAATAATATTTTTGTTGTATTTATAATATGAATCTAACAAAGTTTTATCAAATCACTTGGAAGTTTTGCTAAAAATTCTTTATATCCAACAAATGGAACTTTTATTCCATATATATGTGCATGTAATGCTTGTCTAGATATAAGTGATTGATTCCCACCATAAAGCTCATCACCTAGCAGTTTATGTCCTATTTCATTCATGTGAACTCTAATTTGATGAGTACGGCCGGTTTTTATCCTTATAGTAAGCTTTGTGTAATCATCTTTAATTTCAGATTTTTCAATTATTGTTAAAGCACTTTGCCCATCATTATCTACCTTGTATCTATAATTCTCGTCACATCTCTTTGAAATTGGAAAATCTATATAGATATTTTCATCTTTTACCTCGCCTTCAACAAAAGCTATGTATACTTTTTTCGTTTCACGTGCTTCAATTTGTTTTTGCAGATATGCTTGAGCATATGAATTTTTTGCTATCATAACTATACCAGAAGTGTTATAGTCCAATCTATTTAAAAATCTAATTTTAGATTCAAGTCCTATATTTTTAAAATAGTAACTTACTTTGTTTGCAAGTGTAATTCTATCACTACTATTGGAATATACCGCCTCTCCACTTTTCTTGTTTACAACTAGAATATTCTGATCTTCATATACTACATCTAAATCACTCTCTATAGCTCTATGTTCACATTTTTCCGATTCAAAAGTAATTGTTATCTTCATACCTTTGCGGATAATCATTTTTTCTTCAGCCAATACATCATTAACTTCAACTTTATGTTTTTTATTCAATTGTCTCGCTTCTTTTTCTGTCAAATCTAGCTCTTTCGAAATACATTTAACTAAATTCATATATTTTCTTGAAGCTATCCACTTTATAATATTTTTCATTTTTTATTCCTTTCTTATATATTTATGAAAGAGGTTTCCTTAGTTCTATGCTATAATATAATAGACTTTAGTTATTAAAAGACTTAAGTCACTTAAAGATTTTCCAATCAGGGAGGGTTTTATGTCATTAATTAATATAATAGCAAATAACAATCAGTATTCTCAGGATACTGCTCTTTTACTAAAAGATAAATTAAATCGAAATGGTTTTGAAATAGCTGATGGTTTTTCCGCAGACGCAACACTAAATATCGTAGTTGGTGGTGATGGTGCATTTCTACGAGCAGTTCATTCGAGCAATTATAGTTCAATACCTTTTATTGGAATAAACACCGGACATCTTGGTTTTTTTCAAGAACTAAGTCCTGAATCATTAGATGTTTTTATCAAAACATTGAAATCTAAAACATATACACTTGAAGATATAAATCTTCTAAACAGCGTAATCTTTACACCTAAACGTGTTTTTAGCATCTATGGAGTAAACGAGATATCTATAAAAAGTAAATCTGCTCGCAGCGTGCATCTCAAAGTTTCAGTAAATAACACATACCTCGAGCGATTTAGCGGTGATGGCGTTATAATTTCGACACCTATAGGAAGTACTGCTTACAATTATTCAACTGGTGGTAGCATTATATATCCTAGTTTAAATACATTACAGCTTACTCCTTTAGCTCCTATAAATTCAAAAATTTACAGAAGCCTAAATTCTAGCATAATTGTTCCTAATCATCACTACATCGAACTAATACCCGAATATAGAGATGAGGACTCTTTGATGATTACTGTAGATGGTTTACATCACTCATACACCAATATTACAAAAGTTTTAACTAGAATGTCTAATAGAAAAATTACAATGTTGAAAATAGAATCAAAAGATTTTTGGTCGAATGTCAGAGATAAATTCCTATAAACCTATAAACCTATAAATAAGATAAAAGAGGTGAATACCACCTCTTTTATCTTATTTTTATACTCTCTATTATATTTTATAGTCAAATATTAAAACAGTATCTCCTCCGACTTCTTTAACTACCAAATAATTTTCAAATTCTACTTTACAATATTTATTAGTTTCCCAAAGGTCTAGCTCACATTTAAGCTCATATATATCAACTTCAGCTATTCTCCAACCTTTTCCCAATAAAACATTTGCAGATTTTTCTTCTATCAAATCTATAGGTACTGATCCAAAGATATTGCCATGCTCAACACTATTAGCACTCCAAAATTTATTGTGCATTTCAAGCGCTCCAGATTTTTCCAAGTCGGCATTTCGCTTTATTCCAAATGTTGCCAAATAATTTCCCTCAAGATAATTTTCTTTAAGTATTGGTTTATACAAGAAATTCAAAGTATTTATCTTTTCTAATTCCAACTTATTCTCTTGACATTCAGCCTTTTTATCTTCTTTGCCAAACACATCAACAATATTTAAGTCGTCACTACTAATATCCTCTTTCTCATATAGGTCATGCTTTTTTGGTTCTTCAGCTATATTTATAGCTTCCGATTCAAACTTTATTTCTTTTTGAATCGTTTTAAATTCCTCACGCTTACTAACTTCTTTAACTTCCTCGATAAACGATTCTTCTTTAATCAAATCTTCTATATCTTGATCAAATCCAACATCAGAAATTTCATCTAGTTCTTCTGCCTCTTCATTTTTTTCATTACCAAATTCAGCAAATTCGTCCAACACACTACTATTCGATTGACTTTCAAAATCTGGCTTATCAAAATCTGGTTCATCATAGTCCAAATCTTCCATTGCCCAATCACCATTGCTAGGCAAATCATTCTCTAATCCCACATCTTCAAGTCTTATGAAGTTACCTTTGCTATAATCTTCAAACTTCTCCATGTGTATCTCTGTATTGACATTTTTTAATCTGCCAGGATACTTTTCATTATACTTATCCTTTATGGAATTCGATATAGTCAAAAGCAAATCTGCTAAAGGTACTATCTTGTATTCCTCGCGTGTATTTTGATACAACGCAATCTTATCACTAATTCTTTTTAATTCTTGGATTTCTTCTTTAAAGTTCGTCATGCTAAATCCCCTCTATTAGGCTCTATTATCCATATATTTATATTCTATACATATTTAACTCAAAAATCAATATTAATGGCGAACAAATAGAAAAAATTTCTTCAAACCTACTATTCTCATACAAAAAGAGCACTAAAACAATAAAAATACTGCTTTAGTGCTCTTTATCTACTCTATTAATCTAACTTGTGAACAAATAGTCCGCTTCTTAGTTTTGGCTCAAACCAAGTCGATTTAGGAGGCATTACCTTTTGATCATCAGCAACGCTCATCAAATCTTCTATAGTTGTTGGACACATAGAAAATGCGATTTCCATATCTTCCGAAACTCGTCTTTCAAGTTCTTTTAAACCACGAATTCCGCCAACAAAATCAATTCGTTCATCTTTTCTTGGATCTTCTATTCCTAGTATAGGATGCAACAAATTATTTTGTAATATAGCCGCGTCTAAGCTATTAACTGTATCCTTAATAT
This sequence is a window from Tissierellales bacterium. Protein-coding genes within it:
- a CDS encoding polymer-forming cytoskeletal protein, translated to MFGTKKTEEEHEVLDTIIGEKTVITGKIEAKGNLRIDGSIVGDLNIDGDVTIGYSGKIKGQVICNNLIIAGCLEGNIIAKEQLRIASSGKLIGDINVKSFVVDEDAIFIGKSIMKDSAKLKLEASKKIESPKRAKAAESI
- a CDS encoding YegS/Rv2252/BmrU family lipid kinase, yielding MQRIKIIVNPSSGRRIVQNKLEGIQTLLLEKGYTLSRNSTKKKDDAKRFAMDACNEDWDLIIACGGDGTINEVISGVVESSNKVPIAILAAGTVNDFANAMKFPKEIESFVRMIENEHTQLVDVGKVNDRYFINVAAGGLMANIAHKAEVDLKTLFGKMGYYFEALRELPSQNLNGYDIRVESEEFSYDGKMLLYLISNSQSIGGVKKAAPKAEVSDGLLDVMFLKEVTFQDVMEILIKLQNGQHIENSKVEYFKTKKVSLHSDVKLEIDIDGEYGGDLPATFEVIPLGVEILIP
- a CDS encoding flagellar motor protein MotB, which codes for MSENYEWELQEQEDDLTGSWIITYSDMITILTCLFIMFFVMSANENTVLSKIKEDLSDQVDVLEEENQNLNSQNQDLLKENQRLAMSLFEIDDFGENLGESDEKFIKFLKEQNLLDSVNIVPSEEGLLIRFKDNILFDSGEADVTNRGYDVLKQIGEKLKTLDNDIRIEGYTDNIPMNTIRFPSNWELSASRAISVVKYFIEDIGIKEERLSFSGWGERKPIADNSTAEGRSQNRRIEITILNREK
- a CDS encoding MotA/TolQ/ExbB proton channel family protein — protein: MKKKKRGKFLVILILLMLVFHSISGNIDYSILFNLQALEIIFAGIVLTSIIGYTYDTLVLTTKMVAKSFKYHVDYEGSIYKMYTYAVKIKKHGVLKVQKDIQVEDHEFVQKSLELVSDMTKAKDVDDILTKDIIARKTHLTKAYNVLKTISQTAPAFGLIGTLIGMIGLLSHMENSVLLINNMSSALVSTLYGALVSNFIAIPLMGRVREMIDHQILEYQIIKAGAVQMSQNDTVRNVFNKMNAMLPLEKRLAYPQNQKNEGGRG
- a CDS encoding RluA family pseudouridine synthase yields the protein MKNIIKWIASRKYMNLVKCISKELDLTEKEARQLNKKHKVEVNDVLAEEKMIIRKGMKITITFESEKCEHRAIESDLDVVYEDQNILVVNKKSGEAVYSNSSDRITLANKVSYYFKNIGLESKIRFLNRLDYNTSGIVMIAKNSYAQAYLQKQIEARETKKVYIAFVEGEVKDENIYIDFPISKRCDENYRYKVDNDGQSALTIIEKSEIKDDYTKLTIRIKTGRTHQIRVHMNEIGHKLLGDELYGGNQSLISRQALHAHIYGIKVPFVGYKEFLAKLPSDLIKLC
- a CDS encoding NAD(+)/NADH kinase codes for the protein MSLINIIANNNQYSQDTALLLKDKLNRNGFEIADGFSADATLNIVVGGDGAFLRAVHSSNYSSIPFIGINTGHLGFFQELSPESLDVFIKTLKSKTYTLEDINLLNSVIFTPKRVFSIYGVNEISIKSKSARSVHLKVSVNNTYLERFSGDGVIISTPIGSTAYNYSTGGSIIYPSLNTLQLTPLAPINSKIYRSLNSSIIVPNHHYIELIPEYRDEDSLMITVDGLHHSYTNITKVLTRMSNRKITMLKIESKDFWSNVRDKFL